A DNA window from Engraulis encrasicolus isolate BLACKSEA-1 chromosome 3, IST_EnEncr_1.0, whole genome shotgun sequence contains the following coding sequences:
- the c3h2orf68 gene encoding UPF0561 protein C2orf68 homolog isoform X2 — MSVDAGPCQKDDYDKKVKQAKEKQRRRHTNTPCRPRRPDQQVYHPRHRNGEPSEAGDEWQDNESGDSSVEQESGSTSHLFWLDYQADSGHVTSFIVCKEDNPESVVERVAEENVLDSAMKTVLLARIRKEMDKRRNKR, encoded by the exons ATGAGCGTTGACGCAGGGCCTTGCCAAAA GGATGACTATGACAAAAAGGTGAAACAAGCAAAAGAAAAGCAACGGCGCAGGCACACCAACACCCCCTGTCGCCCACGGCGCCCAGACCAACAGGTGTATCACCCACGGCACCGGA acggTGAGCCAAGCGAAGCGGGAGATGAGTGGCAGGACAACGAGAGCGGAGACAGCAGCGTGGAGCAGGAGAGCGGCTCGACCTCGCACCTCTTCTGGCTCGACTACCAGGCAGACAGCGGACATGTCACCTCCTTCATCGTCTGCaag GAGGACAATCCAGAGAGTGTGGTGGAGCGAGTGGCAGAGGAGAACGTTCTAGACTCAGCCATGAAGACGGTTCTGCTAGCACGCATCCGTAAGGAGATGGACAAGCGGCGGAACAAGCGCTGA
- the c3h2orf68 gene encoding UPF0561 protein C2orf68 homolog isoform X1, with the protein MEVLQDAEEHALSKPGGRLDMTHGFLHHIRRNQIARDDYDKKVKQAKEKQRRRHTNTPCRPRRPDQQVYHPRHRNGEPSEAGDEWQDNESGDSSVEQESGSTSHLFWLDYQADSGHVTSFIVCKEDNPESVVERVAEENVLDSAMKTVLLARIRKEMDKRRNKR; encoded by the exons ATGGAGGTTTTACAAGACGCAGAAGAGCACGCACTGAGTAAACCAGGGGGTCGTCTGGACATGACTCACGGCTTCCTACACCACATCAGGCGAAACCAGATCGCAAG GGATGACTATGACAAAAAGGTGAAACAAGCAAAAGAAAAGCAACGGCGCAGGCACACCAACACCCCCTGTCGCCCACGGCGCCCAGACCAACAGGTGTATCACCCACGGCACCGGA acggTGAGCCAAGCGAAGCGGGAGATGAGTGGCAGGACAACGAGAGCGGAGACAGCAGCGTGGAGCAGGAGAGCGGCTCGACCTCGCACCTCTTCTGGCTCGACTACCAGGCAGACAGCGGACATGTCACCTCCTTCATCGTCTGCaag GAGGACAATCCAGAGAGTGTGGTGGAGCGAGTGGCAGAGGAGAACGTTCTAGACTCAGCCATGAAGACGGTTCTGCTAGCACGCATCCGTAAGGAGATGGACAAGCGGCGGAACAAGCGCTGA